The following DNA comes from Novosphingobium sp. PP1Y.
GTTCCCAATCTGGCGGGCGCCATGCCACTTGGTTGCATGAAGCCTGAACCAGTCGGGGAAGCCGTGTAGGCGCGCCATCTCCCTGACGGTGACGCACCGGTCGTATCGATGGTGAATGGGGCGCGGGCTGGTGAACGCACCCCTTGCACCGTCTGTGCCTGCTCGAAGCGTATTCGACAGCCCATTAGGCGGAAGGCGGAAGAAGCGACTTATTGGCTCCACCGTCCCAGGCTGGGTCTCACTGAAGCGACGCCTGGAAATGTCGGTATGCGTCGTGCGCGCACTCGACGTGAGGACATCGCGCTCCCAGTTTCGCACGTAACCGAAGTGCCAAGCGTTGTTTGTAAGCGCACGCAGCTCCGCAGCGTAGGAACTGGGTTCGCCGTAACGCTTTGTCCGCACCGCGTCCCCGCATTCTAGCGCGGCAAATTTGTCGGCATCGGGCAGATCGTCCAGTGCCTCCGAGCATGTGGGGCCGTTCGGCAAATCCTTCACGGCCCGCTTTCCGTCGGCAGGGGAAGTCGAAGGCTTCGGGTACGCGGGCAGTGGTAGCCCTTTTTTCGCGCCGATGAGTATCAGTCGTTCACGGTGCTGCGGAACGCCGAAGTGCGCCGCATCCAGAACCTGCCAAGGCTGACCGACTTGATAGCCAGCTGCATCGAACGCCTCCACTAACTCGGCTAGAAATTGTCGATGCTTGCCGACCGTGAGGCCTTTAACATTCTCGAATACGAACGTCTTCGCGTCGAGCTCCGAGACAATGCGAACGAAGTCGAGCACGAGGCGATTGCGAGGATCGTCAAGAACCCGGTGCCCGATCATTGAGAAGCCCTGGCATGGCGGGCCACCGAAGACGCAGTCCACGGGGCGAGTACCGATACCTGCGGCAAGCCGGATGTCAGAACCTTTCAACTCGGCCACCGACCGGGGGATGACGGCGGTGTCGGGGAAGTTGAACTCATGGACGGCGCAGTGGACGGGATCGATCTCCACGGCAGCGGCCACGTCGAATCCAGCCTGTTCGAACCCAAGGCTCAAGCCGCCCGCGCCTGCAAATAAATCCACACCGATGGGACGTGACAACTCGATCTTCTCCGCTCAAGAGATGCTTCGAGACGGGTCTAGCGGATTAGGCTCGGCTCGTCTTGCACTCGCGCGGCGGCTTACCCAGAAAATTGATGAGCCGTTCCCTCACTCCAGCGAAGTCGCTTAGCTCGCACTGCCAGACGGTCAGTACCGACCAGCCCAAGTCACATAGTTCTTGCGCCTTGCGCTTGTCTCGCTCGACATTGGCCGCCAACTTGGGGCCCCAATAGTCCAGGCGCGACTTCGGCGCTTTGCCCTTCTGGCACTCGTGTCCATGCCAGAAGCATCCGTGGACAAAAATTGCCTTCCTTCGACCGATGAACGCGATGTCTGGGCTGCCGGGTAAGTCCTTACGATGAAGGCGGTAGCGGTAGCCGAGTTCTGTCAGTGCTTTGCGGACTGCCAGTTCGGGGCCTGTGTTTTTCGTCCCGACCGACTGCATGATCCTGCGCCGCTGCACTGCTGTCCGGGTATCTGCCATCGGGGCCCGATAGCACAGGCCGCTCCGGCGTGTCGCTCGCTCGGTTCGACTGCTTCCACACCACCACCCCACGCCGCGCGCTTTTCCCCCCGCCTCGCCCGCGCGCTTTTCGTGTCGGTTTTGATGCACCCTCGGCAGGTTCGAAGAACTGGCCTATGTCCTGGGCGGACGCCCATTGCGGACGATCCTGACGCTGATGCACATTGATGCACCTGGACGTCGATGTTCGGACCCGTTCGGTGCGGCTCCATTTCCGCCGTCCTGACGCCCGAGAATGGCACGTCCTTTGCTCTTGGCCCCCTGGAACACCCCGGGCGGCGCAGCCGCCCTTGCGCGCCGGTTCGACTGGCGCTCCGCTGAAGGCGGGAGAAGCATCTAGAGTTGGGGGTCATGACAAATCTGACGCCTGAGGGCGCCCAAGCGACCTCAGTCCACTTCTCTTTCAGTTCTGAGCACGGGGTACAATGCCAACTTGGCACTCGCACTAGTGGCGGAAGAGAGGCTCAGCATTTCTTCGTGTTCGCGAATGGCATCGGGGTTGCCGGCATACATGTGGGCGAGGCGCGAAGAGAGGGACGAGCCAGCCAAGGCGCGCCTACTTGCTCCGTCACGCCTAGCTGTTGCCGATAGGGCGCCCGTCACGCTCTTCAGCAGCCGCTCGGCCTTGATGGCCATACGATTCGGCACACTGCCGGACCCTTCGAGATGGCGCACTTTCTCACGGAGCCTGGCGCCGAGCTTCTGTCGAAGCGTGCGGACGATCTCGATGGGAAGTTTGAGCATGTCGATGAAGTAGGCATTGCTGGTCTGCTGCCGTTGAGGACCTTCGCCTCGCGCGTTCCCGGTCTTCACGGTGCGGCGGACCCAATCAATGATCCTCAGCTCACGAAGGACGTTCAGCTGACGCACGACAGTGCGGCGGGAAAGGCGGCTGCGCCTGGCAATTGTGTCTAGCGATGGATCGCATCGTCCTGACTTTCCATCCATGACGCTCAGAAGAGCGTCCAGGACGGCCTTCGCGTTCATGGAGATGGGCAATTGCTTGCCGGCTTCGCGGATATGATCCGAATAGCCGACTACGGATCTCGCGAAAGCATCGAAGAATTTCAGAGCATTTTCATTCTTCGCCGTTGGTTCCCAATAGATCGTGGAGACCTGTGCCCGTTCGTCGTTGACGTCATAGCTTTTGCGCCAAGGGCCTCCGGATTCGCGCACGCCGCTCATGCCCGGTCTCCCCGGACTTCGCTCGCCAGGGCCGGTATTCCGGCAGCAGGAACTGCGGTGCCACGGCGTCCTTCATCAACAGATCGGCCCAGTCCTGAGCCAGCTCGCGCCGACGCGGCAGATACAGGGCGCGATTGTAGATCGGTTCGACGCCTTGTTGCGCGTGTGCAAGCATCAGGTCGATGATTGCACGATCGCGTTCCTGGTCTTCCAAGGCAGCCCGTTCGTTCATTATCGTTGAGAAAGTGGAGCGCCAACCGTGGGGGACATGAACTCCCGTGAACCCGGCGTCTCGATACAGCTTGCTCAGTGTGCTGTCGCTGATCGGTCGCTTCCAAGCGCCTGTGCCCGGGAAGAGCCATGAAGGCCCGTCCGAGGCGTGGCAAGCCAGGCTTTCCGAGATCGCTGCTTTCGCTACCTCCGCCGCCTGCCGCGACAAGGGGATGACGAACTCCCATGAAATATCGCGCTTCTGAGCGCGGGTTAGCTTCATTTTCTCGGCGGGTATGCGCCAGATGGGGGCTGCCCCGTCCAGCCCTTCGAACTCCTGCTTTTCGGCCAGACGAACTACACCCGGCCGTGCCGCGGTCAGTGCGAGTAGTCTGGATGCCAGAAGGGTCGACCAGTGTGTGCCGGCAAGCGCTTCGATATCCGCCAGAAGCTTTCGCGCGCCGGTGATTTTTATCATCGCCGGCCGCAATTTCGGGTCGGTCGGCACAAGTGCCTTGCGAATTATCGCCGCTGGATCGTTCTCCGAAAGGCCCGAAGCGATCGCCCAGACGAACACGTCCGACATATGATTGCGAACGCGATGCGCCATGTCGTGGGCTCCGCGTTTCTCGATCTTCCTGATCACAGCCAACACCATGGGAGGCGTGATGCTTCGAATTGGCTTTTGCCCAAGCGCCGGAAAGACGTTGTTCTCCAACCTGCTCAGAACGGCTGCGGAGTAGCGTGGCGCCAACGTAGTTGCCTTCGCCGCGTGCCAGGCTCGCGCGACCTTTTCGAAGCTGTCGAGCGCATCCGCGACGGCTTGCGCCTTCCGGCTCTGCTTCTC
Coding sequences within:
- a CDS encoding helix-turn-helix domain-containing protein; its protein translation is MSGVRESGGPWRKSYDVNDERAQVSTIYWEPTAKNENALKFFDAFARSVVGYSDHIREAGKQLPISMNAKAVLDALLSVMDGKSGRCDPSLDTIARRSRLSRRTVVRQLNVLRELRIIDWVRRTVKTGNARGEGPQRQQTSNAYFIDMLKLPIEIVRTLRQKLGARLREKVRHLEGSGSVPNRMAIKAERLLKSVTGALSATARRDGASRRALAGSSLSSRLAHMYAGNPDAIREHEEMLSLSSATSASAKLALYPVLRTEREVD
- a CDS encoding very short patch repair endonuclease, whose translation is MADTRTAVQRRRIMQSVGTKNTGPELAVRKALTELGYRYRLHRKDLPGSPDIAFIGRRKAIFVHGCFWHGHECQKGKAPKSRLDYWGPKLAANVERDKRKAQELCDLGWSVLTVWQCELSDFAGVRERLINFLGKPPRECKTSRA
- a CDS encoding integrase arm-type DNA-binding domain-containing protein; translated protein: MFDDRGLYLFVRRSGSKLWRLKYRFAGKEKSLSIGPYPEVSISQARQARDRALQQLRDGIDPSAEKQSRKAQAVADALDSFEKVARAWHAAKATTLAPRYSAAVLSRLENNVFPALGQKPIRSITPPMVLAVIRKIEKRGAHDMAHRVRNHMSDVFVWAIASGLSENDPAAIIRKALVPTDPKLRPAMIKITGARKLLADIEALAGTHWSTLLASRLLALTAARPGVVRLAEKQEFEGLDGAAPIWRIPAEKMKLTRAQKRDISWEFVIPLSRQAAEVAKAAISESLACHASDGPSWLFPGTGAWKRPISDSTLSKLYRDAGFTGVHVPHGWRSTFSTIMNERAALEDQERDRAIIDLMLAHAQQGVEPIYNRALYLPRRRELAQDWADLLMKDAVAPQFLLPEYRPWRAKSGETGHERRARIRRPLAQKL
- a CDS encoding DNA cytosine methyltransferase, which gives rise to MSRPIGVDLFAGAGGLSLGFEQAGFDVAAAVEIDPVHCAVHEFNFPDTAVIPRSVAELKGSDIRLAAGIGTRPVDCVFGGPPCQGFSMIGHRVLDDPRNRLVLDFVRIVSELDAKTFVFENVKGLTVGKHRQFLAELVEAFDAAGYQVGQPWQVLDAAHFGVPQHRERLILIGAKKGLPLPAYPKPSTSPADGKRAVKDLPNGPTCSEALDDLPDADKFAALECGDAVRTKRYGEPSSYAAELRALTNNAWHFGYVRNWERDVLTSSARTTHTDISRRRFSETQPGTVEPISRFFRLPPNGLSNTLRAGTDGARGAFTSPRPIHHRYDRCVTVREMARLHGFPDWFRLHATKWHGARQIGNAVAPPMARAIASKVIEALGVAPKRPERAINLGDPKLLDLEMSQAAAHFGVPAPNSRRDRKSGAKKRKQEEIEEARQALVRSAHG